Proteins from a genomic interval of Choristoneura fumiferana chromosome 12, NRCan_CFum_1, whole genome shotgun sequence:
- the LOC141433534 gene encoding spermatogenesis associated 6-like protein isoform X3, producing the protein MPKIIELTVEIDIQRVSCPGVWLCQDGRVSLTVFALGTSYQTCMLPPMFPLTFRDVFYFRKRFQESCTLSNICCLLRDETIYCELVQWCQDCATSECVILAQYLGSLNEVLFPPNMCSNDGVDLLMRRAKDFPGILAPKIEITTKVRIDEVWNEPTSMCYSAMKLRPCHCSSVEGSRQKPVCHSAQYHRKKCYANSPKRPLSITKSRSRSRSRSAGSRSCGSFVEPKDEPRAQCSCPKTNEFEENTIANEDRMQKLILESRYIDEGGHERHPKEEKHEKTKKYDKINIKPCICEICKRYHELFHAEGTKTC; encoded by the exons ATGCCGAAAATAATTGAGCTGACTGTAGAAATAGATATACAGAGG GTGTCCTGCCCAGGAGTCTGGCTCTGTCAAGATGGCAGAGTGTCACTTACCGTGTTTGCCCTCGGCACTAGCTACCAGACTTGCATGCTGCCCCCGATGTTCCCGCTCACATTCAGGGATGTGTTCTACTTCAGAAAAAGATTTCAGGAAAGCTGCACGTTGAGTAATATCTGTTGTTTGTTAA GAGATGAGACCATATACTGTGAGCTGGTGCAATGGTGCCAAGATTGTGCTACCAGCGAGTGTGTAATTTTGGCCCAGTACCTCGGGTCCCTGAACGAGGTGCTCTTCCCTCCTAACATGTGCTCGAATGATGGAGTGGATCTACTCATGAGGAGGGCCAAAGACTTTCCT GGTATATTGGCACCGAAGATTGAAATAACAACGAAGGTCCGCATCGACGAGGTGTGGAACGAGCCAACGAGTATGTGTTACAGCGCGATGAAATTGCGGCCCTGCCATTGTTCCAGCGTGGAGGGATCGCGACAGAAGCCTGTCTGCCACTCAGCACAATATCACAG gaaaaaaTGCTACGCTAATAGCCCAAAGAGACCGCTGTCgatcaccaagtcaagatcaaGGTCGAGGTCACGATCTGCTGGCTCAAGATCGTGCGGCAGCTTCGTGGAACCGAAGGACGAGCCGAGGGCTCAATGTTCCTGTCCTAA AACAAACGAATTCGAAGAAAACACAATTGCCAATGAAGACAGAATGCAAAAATTAATACTGGAGAGCCGATACATAGACGAAGGTGGTCACGAGAGACATCCTAAAGAAGAAAAACAcgaaaaaacaaagaaatacgataaaataaacatcaaaCCCTGTATCTGTGAAATTTGCAAACGATACCACGAGTTATTCCATGCTGAAGGTACAAAAACTTGTTGA
- the LOC141433534 gene encoding uncharacterized protein isoform X2, translated as MCFFYVKVSCPGVWLCQDGRVSLTVFALGTSYQTCMLPPMFPLTFRDVFYFRKRFQESCTLSNICCLLRDETIYCELVQWCQDCATSECVILAQYLGSLNEVLFPPNMCSNDGVDLLMRRAKDFPGILAPKIEITTKVRIDEVWNEPTSMCYSAMKLRPCHCSSVEGSRQKPVCHSAQYHRKKCYANSPKRPLSITKSRSRSRSRSAGSRSCGSFVEPKDEPRAQCSCPNPISKSGVRMRLTSPRKSRRPCRRDYCVYNMEMPKVDQTWRGAADSQEYDELKGTNEFEENTIANEDRMQKLILESRYIDEGGHERHPKEEKHEKTKKYDKINIKPCICEICKRYHELFHAEGTKTC; from the exons atgtgttttttttatgtgaaa GTGTCCTGCCCAGGAGTCTGGCTCTGTCAAGATGGCAGAGTGTCACTTACCGTGTTTGCCCTCGGCACTAGCTACCAGACTTGCATGCTGCCCCCGATGTTCCCGCTCACATTCAGGGATGTGTTCTACTTCAGAAAAAGATTTCAGGAAAGCTGCACGTTGAGTAATATCTGTTGTTTGTTAA GAGATGAGACCATATACTGTGAGCTGGTGCAATGGTGCCAAGATTGTGCTACCAGCGAGTGTGTAATTTTGGCCCAGTACCTCGGGTCCCTGAACGAGGTGCTCTTCCCTCCTAACATGTGCTCGAATGATGGAGTGGATCTACTCATGAGGAGGGCCAAAGACTTTCCT GGTATATTGGCACCGAAGATTGAAATAACAACGAAGGTCCGCATCGACGAGGTGTGGAACGAGCCAACGAGTATGTGTTACAGCGCGATGAAATTGCGGCCCTGCCATTGTTCCAGCGTGGAGGGATCGCGACAGAAGCCTGTCTGCCACTCAGCACAATATCACAG gaaaaaaTGCTACGCTAATAGCCCAAAGAGACCGCTGTCgatcaccaagtcaagatcaaGGTCGAGGTCACGATCTGCTGGCTCAAGATCGTGCGGCAGCTTCGTGGAACCGAAGGACGAGCCGAGGGCTCAATGTTCCTGTCCTAA TCCCATCAGCAAGTCAGGGGTCCGCATGCGTCTCACGTCGCCACGCAAGTCGCGCCGCCCCTGCCGCCGCGACTACTGCGTCTATAACATGGAGATGCCAAAGGTTGACCAGACCTGGCGCGGGGCTGCCGACTCACAGGAATACGATGAGCTTAAAGG AACAAACGAATTCGAAGAAAACACAATTGCCAATGAAGACAGAATGCAAAAATTAATACTGGAGAGCCGATACATAGACGAAGGTGGTCACGAGAGACATCCTAAAGAAGAAAAACAcgaaaaaacaaagaaatacgataaaataaacatcaaaCCCTGTATCTGTGAAATTTGCAAACGATACCACGAGTTATTCCATGCTGAAGGTACAAAAACTTGTTGA
- the phr6-4 gene encoding (6-4)-photolyase translates to MIKALHKMAAAVPSVIHWFRLDLRIHDNLALRNAINEAENRKYLLRPIYVLDPDIKNKVGVNRLRFLIQSLQDLDINLRKLNTRLYVIRGKADEKIPELFDEWQVKYLTQQLDIDPEYVEKDCVIEKVAEKKDIFIVKRVQHTVYDCNSVLKKNNGSVPLTYQKFLSLASELPVKECIEIKKQIPDSSNPSDFESHDYDVPSLSDLGIDDSTLVACKYAGGETEGLKRLDMYMARKDWVCKFEKPNSFPNSLEPSTTVLSPYISHGCVSSKLFYHKLKEVENGRKHTEPPVSLMGQLMWREFYYTAGTGTENFDKMKGNSVCTQIPWGKNDEHLKAWAEGRTGYPFVDAIMRQLKQEGWIHHLARHMVACFLTRGDLWISWEQGAKVFEDYLLDYDWSLNAGNWMWLSASAFFYKYFRVYSPVAFGKKTDKEGLYIKKYVPELNKYPVAFIYEPWKAPKEVQQRAGCVIGVGYPKRIVDHDKIHKENMQKMAAAYKANKEKKAQRPLKRKRSD, encoded by the exons ATGATTAAAGCTCTTCATAAAATGGCAGCAGCAGTACCGTCTGTTATACACTGGTTTCGGCTTGATTTACGCATTCACGATAATCTAGCGCTTCGTAATGCTATTAACGAG GCTGAAAACAGAAAGTACCTCCTCAGACCAATCTATGTCCTAGATCCAGACATCAAAAATAAAGTTGGAGTTAACAGACTCAGATTCCTTATTCAAAGTTTACAAGATCTGGATATCAACTTGAGAAAACTCAATACTCGCCTTTATGTTATAAGAGGTAAAGCAGATGAAAAGATACCAGAACTATTTGATGAATGGCAAGTCAAATACTTAACACAACAACTAGATATAGACCCAGAATATGTGGAAAAAGATTGTGTTATAGAGAAGGTAGCTGAGAAGAAAGACATCTTTATTGTTAAGAGAGTTCAACATACAGTCTATGACTGCAATAGTgtgttaaagaaaaataatggcAGTGTTCCATTAACATACCAAAAATTTCTCTCATTAGCCTCGGAACTTCCTGTAAAAGAATGTatagaaataaagaaacaaataccTGATAGCAGTAACCCTTCAGACTTTGAATCTCATGATTATGATGTTCCCAGCTTAAGTGATCTGGGTATTGATGACTCTACACTAGTTGCATGTAAATATGCAGGGGGTGAGACAGAAGGACTAAAAAGACTTGACATGTACATGGCCAGGAAGGATTGGGTTTGTAAATTTGAAAAGCCCAATTCATTTCCCAATAGTCTGGAACCAAGCACAACAGTGCTAAGTCCTTACATCAGTCATGGATGTGTGTCATCCAAATTATTTTATCACAAGTTGAAGGAAGTTGAAAATGGTAGGAAGCATACGGAACCACCAGTTTCTCTAATGGGGCAGCTGATGTGGAGGGAGTTCTACTACACAGCAGGAACTGGTACAGAAAACTTTGACAAAATGAAAGGGAATTCAGTTTGCACACAAATACCATGGGGCAAAAATGATGAGCATCTGAAAGCTTGGGCTGAAGGCAGAACAGGGTATCCCTTTGTTGATGCCATAATGCGTCAGCTAAAGCAGGAAGGTTGGATCCACCATTTAGCCAGACACATGGTAGCATGCTTCTTAACCAGAGGGGACTTATGGATATCTTGGGAGCAAGGCGCTAAAGTTTTTGAGGACTATCTGCTTGATTATGACTGGTCTTTAAACGCTGGCAACTGGATGTGGTTGTCAGCTTctgcttttttttataaatactttaGAGTGTACAGTCCTGTTGCATTTGGCAAGAAAACCGATAAAGAGGGCTTATATATCAAGAAATATGTacctgaattaaataaatatcctgTTGCATTTATTTATGAACCGTGGAAGGCACCAAAAGAAGTACAACAAAGGGCTGGTTGTGTAATAGGAGTGGGATATCCAAAAAGAATTGTGGATCATGATAAAATACACAAAGAAAATATGCAAAAGATGGCTGCAGCTTATAAAGCCAATAAGGAGAAGAAAGCTCAAAGACCACTAAAGAGGAAAAGATCAGATTAA
- the LOC141433534 gene encoding spermatogenesis-associated protein 6 isoform X1, translating into MPKIIELTVEIDIQRVSCPGVWLCQDGRVSLTVFALGTSYQTCMLPPMFPLTFRDVFYFRKRFQESCTLSNICCLLRDETIYCELVQWCQDCATSECVILAQYLGSLNEVLFPPNMCSNDGVDLLMRRAKDFPGILAPKIEITTKVRIDEVWNEPTSMCYSAMKLRPCHCSSVEGSRQKPVCHSAQYHRKKCYANSPKRPLSITKSRSRSRSRSAGSRSCGSFVEPKDEPRAQCSCPNPISKSGVRMRLTSPRKSRRPCRRDYCVYNMEMPKVDQTWRGAADSQEYDELKGTNEFEENTIANEDRMQKLILESRYIDEGGHERHPKEEKHEKTKKYDKINIKPCICEICKRYHELFHAEGTKTC; encoded by the exons ATGCCGAAAATAATTGAGCTGACTGTAGAAATAGATATACAGAGG GTGTCCTGCCCAGGAGTCTGGCTCTGTCAAGATGGCAGAGTGTCACTTACCGTGTTTGCCCTCGGCACTAGCTACCAGACTTGCATGCTGCCCCCGATGTTCCCGCTCACATTCAGGGATGTGTTCTACTTCAGAAAAAGATTTCAGGAAAGCTGCACGTTGAGTAATATCTGTTGTTTGTTAA GAGATGAGACCATATACTGTGAGCTGGTGCAATGGTGCCAAGATTGTGCTACCAGCGAGTGTGTAATTTTGGCCCAGTACCTCGGGTCCCTGAACGAGGTGCTCTTCCCTCCTAACATGTGCTCGAATGATGGAGTGGATCTACTCATGAGGAGGGCCAAAGACTTTCCT GGTATATTGGCACCGAAGATTGAAATAACAACGAAGGTCCGCATCGACGAGGTGTGGAACGAGCCAACGAGTATGTGTTACAGCGCGATGAAATTGCGGCCCTGCCATTGTTCCAGCGTGGAGGGATCGCGACAGAAGCCTGTCTGCCACTCAGCACAATATCACAG gaaaaaaTGCTACGCTAATAGCCCAAAGAGACCGCTGTCgatcaccaagtcaagatcaaGGTCGAGGTCACGATCTGCTGGCTCAAGATCGTGCGGCAGCTTCGTGGAACCGAAGGACGAGCCGAGGGCTCAATGTTCCTGTCCTAA TCCCATCAGCAAGTCAGGGGTCCGCATGCGTCTCACGTCGCCACGCAAGTCGCGCCGCCCCTGCCGCCGCGACTACTGCGTCTATAACATGGAGATGCCAAAGGTTGACCAGACCTGGCGCGGGGCTGCCGACTCACAGGAATACGATGAGCTTAAAGG AACAAACGAATTCGAAGAAAACACAATTGCCAATGAAGACAGAATGCAAAAATTAATACTGGAGAGCCGATACATAGACGAAGGTGGTCACGAGAGACATCCTAAAGAAGAAAAACAcgaaaaaacaaagaaatacgataaaataaacatcaaaCCCTGTATCTGTGAAATTTGCAAACGATACCACGAGTTATTCCATGCTGAAGGTACAAAAACTTGTTGA